GGCTAGCTCTTCGTGACTCGCGCCGGCGTCGACGAGTCGTTGGGCCGCCGTATGCCGCAGATCCGTGGCCGTACCGAGGTCATCAGAGCCGATCAGTTTTCTGACGAGCACGGCAATTCGTGATCCCGCTTCGTAGCTCGATCCGACCGTAAAGAATCGAGCGGCACCCGTGACACCCTCCGTCTTTCGTTGCGCATGGAGCGAGGCGAAGAGCGGAGCCCACTCACGTTTGACCCGACGTGTGAGCGGTTTTCTTTTCGAGTTGCTTTGCTGCTTGGCCATGTGGAAGGTCAGATGAACCGTCGGCGGTCCATCCGGTGTGTCCTGCCAGATGCGAACATTTCGCATGCCCAGCATTGCAATCTGGATCGGGCGCATGGCGAACTGGTAGGCGCACAGCAACATCCCTGCGTCGCAAATATCCTCGTTCGATGGGGCCGTGGCCACCATGGACGCAAGGGCCACAACCATTTCATCCAGATGACGCACAACGGCTGCTTCTTCTTCCGCGCCCAGGAACACATCACCCGAGCGCACGCCCGCGTAAGCGTCGCGGGCAGGCAAGGGAAGGGCGGTGGTAATGTAGGCGTCGTAGGTATCAGACCAGCCTCGCAATCGATGGCGACACAGGAGTCGCAACAGCGCTTTCACCAGGATATAAGCCGACAGGGTCATCTCGCGCACCCGTAGTCTGGTCCAGACAGCCGTAATGCCGATGGGACCAGCGCGAACAATGTCAATGACATCGCCGAGCGCCAGATGGGGAGCTGCAATCAGGTAGTTTGCCGCGGTCGATACGTTTAGATTTTCACCGAGCAGGAACAGGAAGACGTGCTTCAACAGCAGGGCGTGAGTGTCCGCAAAGCGCGTAAAGTCGATCCTGATTATCCTGCCGTTGATTGCCAGTTCAAAGACCGCTCGACCAGCTGGATCCCGGATCGAATGCTGCACATCATCGAAGTCATCGTAATAGCGGATGACCGGTGGCAGCATTGGTAGCGCCGCCACAATCTGACCAATAACGTCATCGGCAGGAAACCGCTCGGGGAACAGGTCCGACTGGATTGGTGACTTGCCCATATCAGATGCTCCTGGGCAAGGCACGAAGAAGTGCGACCCGGTCGTCGAAGGCGTCATTCCATACACCCGTCAATCGATCCTCAAACACAGCCCGCGCATACCGGGACGGCATGGTCGATGCCTTGGACCAGCCGAAGAACGTCCGTAGCTTCTGGAGGGCTTCATCCATCGCGTCGCCTTGCTCCAGCAATTGACGGAGCCGGACTACGGCACACGTGTGGCGCAGATCGTGAGGCGTCACTGCGTCCTTGCCAGTTCGGTCCTTCAGTTCTGTCAGCACCTCGACCGGCAAGCAGCGCGACATCTGCGCAAATACTTTGGTCAGTGTCTCGGTCGACAACGGTGCATCGGTCTGTGAGTTCAACAGGAACGAGTGATCGGGTCGACCCCGATAGTTTTCGACATAGCGTTGCACCAGGCTGGCAGTCAGTTCGCTGACTGGCACCTGCCGAATCGAATGCACATTTTTGATGCTGGGCTTCGAATAGCGGGAGTCGCCCTCCGTGGTTGCATACTCGTTTTCCTGCACATTGAGCCAGTACCGCGTTCGCAGTTGCTTGTGGTCGTAGGCGCTTTTCACGGCATCGGCCGCAAGCAGCAGCACTTCGCCGCGTCGCAAACCCTGGTGCAGCATCAACACAAATGCGACGAAGACGCGCCAGCGTGTCTTGTCACGTTCAAAAGGATTTTGAGGAGATTCCGGGTCAAGCAGCGCATACAGCGCCTCGACGGTACTCGCCGGCAACGAGCGAACCGTCTCCACCGAATTGTCCCTGCGAACGTGGAGCTGGCTGTAAAGCGTGGAAAGCCTGTGCAGTCGCTGTTCGATGCGCTGCAGCCGTTCGTCGGCGACCTGACTCTTTGACAACCAGGTCACGACCGTCGTCACGAAGCCAAGCCCGGCTTGCCAGCGCTTTTCGTCGGCGCCGGTCACCGCCGGCTGATTTCGGATGGAGACGAACCACGATTCGAGAATCTGGGCCAGCGCGCCGTCGTCGAGTTCAGCCAGCGCATCATCCAGCGCATTCGGGCCAAGGAGACGGTCTGCATGTTGATAAAGATCCTCCAGATATCGCAGCTTCTTTGTGTGGGTGGAATCCGCCAGTTGCGAAGCCGTCATTGCCGACCAGACTGCAGCCCAATAACGCGGCAGCCCAACATCGTCGACCAGCACCGGACCACGAAGCGCCGACGGAACCGCGGCGCCGAGTAATTGCTGAAACACTGGGATCACCCGCAAAAATACGCAACGGGCGAAGTTACCATTAATGGGGACAGATTTTGCTCGGAAAACCGCCAGAAACTTGACCGAGCGCAACAGTTCCAAACATACCAGTTCTGTTGATAATTTATATTATGTCAAATATTGGATTTAATCCCAGGACGCTCGATCCTCCTATCGTTCATTCGCTTAAACGAACCGCCAGCCTGTTCCGGGCTGGCCTTACTCATCCCCACGAATCAAGATTGGCGTTTCCCGCGCCCACCAGCGGGTTTGCCAGCCGGCTTACGTGACCCCGCAGTTGGCTTGCCGGCGGGCTTGCTACGTGGCTTTTGCACGCTGAATGGGCTACCGCCCACCAGGCTTGTGCCCTTACCCACAGCCACGGCGCATTGCGCCGCAAGCTTGGGTTGGTTTTCGCCACTTTGCGGGCGCGGTTTTTTGCTGAGCACCTGCATGTCGCGCGGCGCAGCGTGCGGCACTCTGGACTTCTTGGGTTTTTTGGGCTTCCTGATGATCTCGCCCGTCGCGCTAGTTTGCGGCACGCGGTGTTCTGCTTCAAAACCCGGTTCTTCTTCACGGCGCAGCGTTTGCCGGATCAGTGCTTCAATCGCGGCCAGTTGCGGCGCTTCATCGGCACACACAAGGGACACCGCCACGCCGCTGGCGCCCGCGCGGCCGGTACGGCCAATCCGGTGCACGTAGTCCTGCGCCACGATCGGCAGATCGACGTTGATCACCAGCGGCAGATCGTCGATATCCAGACCGCGCGCAGCCACATCGGTGGCTACCAGCATCTGTACTTCGCCCGTCTTGAAACGTTCCAGCGCACGCAAGCGCGCGGGTTGCGGTTTGTCGCCGTGGATGGTGTCGACCGCATAGCCCGCTTCATCCAGCATGGCCGCCAGGTAATCCACGCCATTGCGGGTTTTGACGAACACCAGCGCGTGCCGCCAGTTGTTCTCAGCCACGAGGTGCATGAAAAGGTCAGGCTTGTTCTTTTTATCCACCGTCACCACCCACTGCCTGATCTTGCTAGCCGTGGCATTGGGCGGGCTGACGCTGATATTGAGCGGGTCGCGCAAAATGCCCGCCGCCATCGCGCGGATATCATCGGTAAACGTGGCAGAGAACAGCAAGGTCTGGCGCTGAACGGGCAACGCAGCAAAGACGGCGTTGAGCTCGCGCGCAAAGCCCAGATCCAGCATGCGGTCGGCTTCATCCAGCACCAGCGTTTGCACCTGATCAAACTGCACGGCGTTCTGGCGATTGAGATCCAGCAAACGGCCCGGCGTAGCGACGAGCACATCCACGCCTTTGCGCAGCTTCATCATCTGCGGGTTGATACTCACGCCGCCATAGGCGGCCAGAAATCGTAAGTCGAGGCCTTTGCCGTAATCGATAAAGCTTTGCAGCACCTGTTCGGCCAGTTCACGCGTGGGCACCAGTACCAGAACACGCGCGCGGTTGCTGGACACCGCCGGGCCGTGTTGCACCAGCCGTTGCAACAGTGGCAGCGCAAAACCCGCCGTTTTGCCAGTGCCGGTCTGTGCCGCAGCCATGACGTCCTTGCCACTCAGCACAGCAGGAATCGCCTTGGCCTGCACCGGCGTAGGTGTCTGGTAATTGAGATCCTGCACGTTACGCAGCAAAGGATCGATCAGGCCAAGTGAGGCAAAGGACATTGGCGTATTCCGGGCTAAAGCCGCAATTCTAGCGGGTACTTTGTCACGCGAGTTGTAGAACCCATTGACTGCGCCAAAGCGGCGCTTCAAATGGAGTGGAAAAATACTGCGCCGTGTGAATCCTCACGAACCCCGGCGTGCGAGCGGACTGAACCCCGTGCCATACTTGCGGATCCTCCTGCCTCTATGTCAACGACCGTGATAACCGCCCTTCCCGCGTCCATCGGCTTTAACCTCAACCCGCTGAACCGCCGCTCCGACAAGCGGGACGACCACGCCTACCTCGAGCATCTGCGCAGCGACCCGGCCGCGCGGTTTCTTGTCTTCGACGGCGACGTCCCCTTGCTCAAGCGAGGCAGCGAGCACGACCCGTGGTTCGTCTCCAGCGAGACCGCAGCCTTCGGCCAACCTCTGCATAGCGTCTTCCTCGGGGAAGACACCGACGGCAGCGGACGGTTCGCGCTTGGCTTCGCGCTCGACCTTGCGCCAAAGGCCCCTTTGCCAGGCACCGGCCATGAGCGCATCGACCTGCGCTCGCTCGCGCAGCAGGGCCTCGTCGCTGCGGGAGCGCTCGGCATACTGGCCGAGGCGAAGTCGATGCTCGACTGGCATCGCCGCCACTCTTTCTGCGCGAACTGCGGCTCTGCAAGCCGCGTCGCGATGGCCGGCTGGCAACGCGCCTGCGATGTTTGCGGCGCACGCCATTTTCCCCGGGTGGATCCCGTCGTGATCATGCTGGTGATAGACGGTGAACGTTGTCTGCTCGGCCGCCAGCGCCAATTTGCCCCCGGCATGTATTCGGCGCTTGCCGGTTTCGTTGAGCCGGGCGAGACGGCGGAAGACGCCGTGCGCCGCGAAGTGATGGAGGAGGCTCGCCTGAAGTGTGAACAGGTTGTCTACTTCGCGTCTCAGCCGTGGCCCTTTCCTTCATCGCTGATGATCGGCTGCTTTGCACAGGCGAGCGATACCGACATCGTCGTCGATACGGCCGAACTCGAAGACGCTCGCTGGTTCACGCGCCAGGAGGTCGCGGCAATGCTCGCGGGCACGCATGCGGACGGGCTGTCGGCGCCCAAGCCGTTCGCCATTGCCCATCATTTGCTGCGGGCGTACGTCGAGAAAGGCGGCTCGATATTGCTCGGCTGAGGATCCCGCAAAAAGAGCACTGCACTTACTGCACGGCACCACCGCGGTGATTCCGTTGCCCGCGCGCCGCAGGCGTATCAGAAGTTCGGCTATTGAGTCAGTCGCGGAGATTGCGTGCGCGACTTTGAGGAGTCGGCCGGCACGGCAATCACCAGCGCAACAACCGTGGCCCCAGCAGCGCGCCGACGATCGCCGGCAACAGCATTCCAAGCACGTACCACACACCCCAGAATGGAATCCCCATCTCCGGGCAATGCAGGCAATACGCGAGCGTCGCGATCGACCCGGCCAGCAGGCCGCCCACGGCGCCTGTCAACACGAGCCGGGTCGGCGCCAGTCCTTTGAGTGCCCAAAACACGGCCACAAAGCCGGGAATCGACAGCATCGCGATATTGAACGGACAGACCCGCCAGGTTTTGCCGAGCACGAGTGCGAGTCTCGCGTCGCCCGGTGCGGCCATCAGTACATACGCACCGGCCAACCACACCGCCGCGACGGGCGCCGCGATCAGCCAGCCGCTGCCGCCCGTGCGCAAGCCGGGACGGGCAAGCCGCGTCGACATCCACAGCGAGCCGATCATCACGCATAACGGCAACGCGATCTTGGCCCAAAAGATCGGCGTGACCGCCACTTGGGCGAGATCGCGCCGGATGCCGAGCACCAGCGCCATGATCAGCGTCGCACCGGCCGCGCCGGCCAGCATCGCGACGCCGAAGCGTTTCGTGAGCGCGTAACGGTCCACCGGCGCGACGCCGGTGGCAAGCAGGGAAATAAAGTCATCCGTTTTCATCGCGTTCCTCGAATCTTTGCAGCCAATGCCTTGAGTCCACGATGTACGCCAATCTTGACCGCGGACTCCGACAAGCCGGTCAATTTCGCGGTCTCCGTCACGGACAGCCCTTCGAGCTTCACATGCACGATCGGCAGGCGCTGGCGATCAGGCAACTGTTCGAGCAGTTTCCCAAGGTCGCGCTTTGCTTGCGCCGGTTCGAGATCGGGTGCGGCGAGCAACTCGAACGCGTCGTCAAGCGGATCGTTCAGCGCGTCGTGCCGGGCGCGCGCCCGAAAGTAATCCGTCAGCTTGTAGCGTGCGATCGCGTGGATCCATGCGGTCAGCGGTTCCTGCGTGCGGTAGGTATGCCGTGCGTTGTGCACTGCAAGCAATATTTCCTGCACGAGATCTTCGGCGTCGGACGCGCCGTCGTGAAGCCGCCTGCGCAGGAAGCCGCGCAAGTGCGCGCCCAGTTCCGCGAGAAATTGCCGGTACGCGGCACCGTTGCCGTCCAGCCCACTCAGGAACAGGGTTCGCAGATGCGCCTCTTTCGCCTGCGCTGCGGTGATATCGGTAGTTCGATTCATCTGGGACGTCGGTTACAGGAAACAGGAGTTTATTCCATCACCCCGTGCACTGGAGCGCACGACCGTGCCGCACTGCCCTCTTTTTCCGTTTCGGCAAAAAAAATCGCGCCTGCTGTAACCGCGCCGGCACTCGTGGCGAACTACCTCACAGATGCGGAATGACGACGCATCGGTAGTTGCCGGAAAGCAGGTTCACCTCATAAACACACGGATCCTATACGCCGCTTAGGCCGCACGGTCCGATCAACAATATTCAAGGAGTTGCCATGAAAAGCATTGCAATCGCAGTATTCGCCGCAGCGTTGCTCGTCGGCGGTGGTTCGGCGTTCGCCCAGGCGAGCGGCGCCATGTCCCATGATTCGATGTCGAAAGACGCGATGAGCAAGGACTCGATGGCCAAGGACTCAATGTC
This genomic stretch from Paraburkholderia dioscoreae harbors:
- a CDS encoding site-specific integrase, producing the protein MGKSPIQSDLFPERFPADDVIGQIVAALPMLPPVIRYYDDFDDVQHSIRDPAGRAVFELAINGRIIRIDFTRFADTHALLLKHVFLFLLGENLNVSTAANYLIAAPHLALGDVIDIVRAGPIGITAVWTRLRVREMTLSAYILVKALLRLLCRHRLRGWSDTYDAYITTALPLPARDAYAGVRSGDVFLGAEEEAAVVRHLDEMVVALASMVATAPSNEDICDAGMLLCAYQFAMRPIQIAMLGMRNVRIWQDTPDGPPTVHLTFHMAKQQSNSKRKPLTRRVKREWAPLFASLHAQRKTEGVTGAARFFTVGSSYEAGSRIAVLVRKLIGSDDLGTATDLRHTAAQRLVDAGASHEELAEFLGHSHIQTGLVYYETSATHAERVNRALGASDIYRRVAKIAHDRFILPEELTLLKGEQQIAGVPHGIPIAGIGGCTSGQPACPYNPVTSCYGCGKFMPLHDKVMHECVLAAMREVVTFFDQSSRGNTRSPAYLQLQRTIAEIQTVIEELEGNDR
- a CDS encoding pentapeptide MXKDX repeat protein — encoded protein: MKSIAIAVFAAALLVGGGSAFAQASGAMSHDSMSKDAMSKDSMAKDSMSKDSMSKDAMAKDSMSKDGSKMKPDAMKKGDAMSK
- a CDS encoding DEAD/DEAH box helicase gives rise to the protein MSFASLGLIDPLLRNVQDLNYQTPTPVQAKAIPAVLSGKDVMAAAQTGTGKTAGFALPLLQRLVQHGPAVSSNRARVLVLVPTRELAEQVLQSFIDYGKGLDLRFLAAYGGVSINPQMMKLRKGVDVLVATPGRLLDLNRQNAVQFDQVQTLVLDEADRMLDLGFARELNAVFAALPVQRQTLLFSATFTDDIRAMAAGILRDPLNISVSPPNATASKIRQWVVTVDKKNKPDLFMHLVAENNWRHALVFVKTRNGVDYLAAMLDEAGYAVDTIHGDKPQPARLRALERFKTGEVQMLVATDVAARGLDIDDLPLVINVDLPIVAQDYVHRIGRTGRAGASGVAVSLVCADEAPQLAAIEALIRQTLRREEEPGFEAEHRVPQTSATGEIIRKPKKPKKSRVPHAAPRDMQVLSKKPRPQSGENQPKLAAQCAVAVGKGTSLVGGSPFSVQKPRSKPAGKPTAGSRKPAGKPAGGRGKRQS
- a CDS encoding sigma-70 family RNA polymerase sigma factor; amino-acid sequence: MNRTTDITAAQAKEAHLRTLFLSGLDGNGAAYRQFLAELGAHLRGFLRRRLHDGASDAEDLVQEILLAVHNARHTYRTQEPLTAWIHAIARYKLTDYFRARARHDALNDPLDDAFELLAAPDLEPAQAKRDLGKLLEQLPDRQRLPIVHVKLEGLSVTETAKLTGLSESAVKIGVHRGLKALAAKIRGTR
- the nudC gene encoding NAD(+) diphosphatase, whose product is MSTTVITALPASIGFNLNPLNRRSDKRDDHAYLEHLRSDPAARFLVFDGDVPLLKRGSEHDPWFVSSETAAFGQPLHSVFLGEDTDGSGRFALGFALDLAPKAPLPGTGHERIDLRSLAQQGLVAAGALGILAEAKSMLDWHRRHSFCANCGSASRVAMAGWQRACDVCGARHFPRVDPVVIMLVIDGERCLLGRQRQFAPGMYSALAGFVEPGETAEDAVRREVMEEARLKCEQVVYFASQPWPFPSSLMIGCFAQASDTDIVVDTAELEDARWFTRQEVAAMLAGTHADGLSAPKPFAIAHHLLRAYVEKGGSILLG
- a CDS encoding site-specific integrase, producing the protein MELLRSVKFLAVFRAKSVPINGNFARCVFLRVIPVFQQLLGAAVPSALRGPVLVDDVGLPRYWAAVWSAMTASQLADSTHTKKLRYLEDLYQHADRLLGPNALDDALAELDDGALAQILESWFVSIRNQPAVTGADEKRWQAGLGFVTTVVTWLSKSQVADERLQRIEQRLHRLSTLYSQLHVRRDNSVETVRSLPASTVEALYALLDPESPQNPFERDKTRWRVFVAFVLMLHQGLRRGEVLLLAADAVKSAYDHKQLRTRYWLNVQENEYATTEGDSRYSKPSIKNVHSIRQVPVSELTASLVQRYVENYRGRPDHSFLLNSQTDAPLSTETLTKVFAQMSRCLPVEVLTELKDRTGKDAVTPHDLRHTCAVVRLRQLLEQGDAMDEALQKLRTFFGWSKASTMPSRYARAVFEDRLTGVWNDAFDDRVALLRALPRSI
- a CDS encoding DUF1109 domain-containing protein yields the protein MKTDDFISLLATGVAPVDRYALTKRFGVAMLAGAAGATLIMALVLGIRRDLAQVAVTPIFWAKIALPLCVMIGSLWMSTRLARPGLRTGGSGWLIAAPVAAVWLAGAYVLMAAPGDARLALVLGKTWRVCPFNIAMLSIPGFVAVFWALKGLAPTRLVLTGAVGGLLAGSIATLAYCLHCPEMGIPFWGVWYVLGMLLPAIVGALLGPRLLRW